The proteins below are encoded in one region of Paramisgurnus dabryanus chromosome 2, PD_genome_1.1, whole genome shotgun sequence:
- the oaz2b gene encoding LOW QUALITY PROTEIN: ornithine decarboxylase antizyme 2b (The sequence of the model RefSeq protein was modified relative to this genomic sequence to represent the inferred CDS: deleted 1 base in 1 codon) codes for MINTKASTVLLDSACVLNWVRQGVPGPLWCSDAPPSKRILTAGQETPTDQTQDVILYKVGKLTVKKVTSLDSGSSVLHFKYQLNDQLSWSMQTLLSGHSLSVGIANGELLKGTREGFTSVLEFAEEKLKINHVFVWFTKSRPDASLLTRTFFCLGFELVKPDDLIASTAGDLRLMVYTIQQIHSSEE; via the exons ATGATCAACACAAAAGCAAG CACTGTACTTTTGGATTCAGCATGTGTGCTGAACTGGGTCAGGCAGGGGGTACCAGGGCCTCTGTGGTGTTCC GATGCCCCTCCATCAAAGAGGATCCTCACAGCTGGGCAAGAGACACCCACCGATCAGACTCAAGATGTCATCCTTTACAAG GTTGGAAAGTTAACTGTGAAAAAGGTTACCTCACTTGACAGTGGATCATCTGTTCTGCACTTTAAGTACCAGCTAAATGATCAGTTATCATGGAGCATGCAGACGTTGCTCTCTGGCCACAGCCTTTCTGTTGGTATAGCAAATGGAGAACTTCTCAAAGGCACAAGAGAAGG ATTCACCAGTGTTTTGGAGTTTGCTGAAGAAAAACTGAAGATCAATCATGTCTTTGTGTGGTTCACGAAGAGCAGGCCAGATGCAT CTCTCCTTACAAGAACATTTTTCTGCCTGGGATTTGAGCTTGTGAAACCAGATGATTTAATAGCATCTACGGCAGGAGATTTGCGTCTCATGGTCTACACAATACAACAAATTCACTCATCAGAAGAATGA
- the slc25a44b gene encoding solute carrier family 25 member 44b, translating to MQQKRNIQIIEWEDLDKRKFYSFGVFMTMAIRVTVYPAMLIRTRLQVQKGKSLYTGTYDAFRKILRAEGLRGLYRGFMVNTFTLISGQAYITTYELVRKYVSNYSKDNTLKSLVAGGSASLVAQSITVPIDVISQQLMMQGQGEHLTRFKVKPTTSGAISFGQTRGIIAQIFAADGIYGFYRGYVASLLTYIPNSAVWWPFYHFYAEQLSKMAPSDCPHLVLQAMAGPLAAATASTVTNPMDVVRARVQVEGRTSVIETFNQLMREEGLWGMTKGLSARIISSTPTAIVMVVGYETLKKLSLRPELVDSRHW from the exons ATGCAGCAGAAGCGGAACATTCAGATCATAGAATGGGAGGACCTGGACAAGCGCAAGTTTTACTCCTTTGGAGTATTCATGACTATGGCCATCCGTGTCACAGTCTACCCGGCCATGCTCATCCGCACCAGGCTGCAGGTTCAGAAAGGGAAATCTCTCTACACCGGGACCTACGATGCTTTCCGTAAGATTCTCAGAGCTGAGGGTTTGAGAGGACTTTACAGAGGCTTTATGGTGAACACGTTCACGCTTATATCAGGGCAGGCGTACATAACCACATATGAGCTGGTGAGGAAGTATGTTTCCAACTATTCTAAAGACAATACGCTGAAGTCACTAGTTGCAGGTGGGTCAGCATCACTGGTGGCCCAGAGTATTACTGTTCCCATCGATGTAATATCCCAGCAACTCATGATGCAGGGCCAAGGGGAGCATCTTACCCGCTTTAAAGTTAAACCCACAACATCAGGAGCCATATCTTTTGGCCAGACGAGAGGCATTATTGCACAGATATTTGCTGCAGATGGCATCTATGGGTTCTACCGAGGTTACGTGGCGTCCCTCCTTACCTACATCCCCAATAGTGCAGTGTGGTGGCCATTTTACCACTTTTATGCAG AGCAGTTGTCTAAGATGGCTCCCAGTGACTGCCCTCATCTAGTGCTGCAGGCAATGGCTGGACCTCTAGCAGCCGCTACTGCCTCTACTGTCACCAATCCTATGGATGTGGTCAGGGCCAGGGTTCAG GTGGAGGGCAGGACATCAGTCATTGAGACCTTTAACCAGCTGATGAGAGAGGAAGGACTTTGGGGAATGACCAAGGGCCTTTCTGCTCGCATCATATCATCCACACCCACAGCTATAGTCATGGTGGTTGGTTATGAAACTCTTAAAAAACTCAGTCTACGACCAGAGCTGGTTGACTCCCGACACTGgtaa